A single Lactuca sativa cultivar Salinas chromosome 8, Lsat_Salinas_v11, whole genome shotgun sequence DNA region contains:
- the LOC111876083 gene encoding WD repeat-containing protein YMR102C, whose product MNSSCEEDEYRFFDAPDSIVSVDSLPHPVSEPDEISHGGDDDDDSVPNDFQYDIWANAPTSVLQRKHTFLRLMGLSSEEDDHILCNDTVDDDVVIREIEVEIEIDDRIMQTSGAVLRTPVEEDEEQQEKEESPVSSSNSAWCDDATCSSSTISRIEDSNGGGECKEEEEEIGGKLLATTDIIPAPVVQNLTDRLKVAGTMVKTMNRVKGHFFGRLRSMTTRRSDSLALMLPPPPPPEPQWGKVQRVRVRQNKKRLKELSAVFIGQDIQAHEGSILTMKFSLDGRYLASAGEDMVVRVWHVVEDERSDEIDIPDVDSSCLYFTVNNLSELTPLMADKEKEKEKQKLSRMKSMRKSKNLACVIFPPKIFRILEKPVHEFHGHTGHVLDLSWSNNNFLLSSSVDETVRLWRVGSDQCLRVFPHSNYVTCVEFQPSNQNYFISGSIDGKVRMWSVSKCQVVDWIDLREIVTAVAYTPDGKGGVIGSMNGCCSFFSLPENQFQMEDSVYLNSKKKSQRIIGFQYYPQDPSKLMVICADSQVRILNGINVVGKFKGQRTSTNPICATFTSDGKHIVSSNEDSNVYVWNCYDQKGLSFDQNKTVTSYECFSANASVAVPWSGFAGSGGEVEDGWCRSLPPCYFSQYFTESIPKASATWPEEKLMASSPSQPPPSGMSKSLSKSLSMSMSMSMSTPLRKSDKKFVRSSSSCSYNCHTWGLVIVTAGWDGRIRSFLNHGLPATV is encoded by the exons atgaATAGCTCATGCGAGGAAGACGAGTATCGATTTTTCGATGCTCCCGATAGCATTGTCTCAGTCGACTCGCTGCCTCATCCTGTTTCTGAACCTGACGAGATTAGCCATGGGGGTGATGATGACGACGACTCTGTGCCTAATGATTTCCAATATGATATATGGGCCAATGCTCCTACAAGTGTTCTCCAACGAAAGCATACTTTCCTTCGATTAATGGGTTTAAGCTCCGAGGAAGACGATCATATTCTATGTAATGATACGGTTGACGACGATGTGGTGATACGGGAAATCGAAGTCGAAATCGAAATCGACGATAGAATTATGCAGACCAGTGGAGCTGTGCTGAGAACCCccgttgaagaagatgaagaacaaCAAGAAAAAGAAGAATCCCCGGTTAGTTCCTCTAATTCAGCCTGGTGCGACGATGCCACATGTTCTTCGTCTACAATTTCCAGAATTGAAGATTCTAATGGCGGTGGGGAGtgcaaggaagaagaagaagaaattggagGGAAGTTATTGGCGACTACAGATATCATACCAGCTCCGGTCGTTCAGAATTTGACAGATAGGCTTAAGGTCGCCGGGACAATGGTGAAGACGATGAACAGAGTAAAAGGTCATTTTTTTGGTAGGTTACGGTCAATGACGACGCGTAGGTCTGATAGTTTGGCACTTATGCTACCACCTCCGCCACCACCGGAGCCCCAGTGGGGGAAAGTTCAGAGAGTCAGAGTTCGTCAAAATAAGAAGAGATTAAAGGAACTATCGGCTGTATTTATCGGGCAAGATATTCAAGCTCACGAAGGTTCAATTTTAACCATGAAATTTAGTCTTGATGGGCGTTATCTTGCTAGTGCTGGAGAAGATATGGTGGTCCGTGTTTGGCATGTTGTTGAAGATGAAAGATCCGATGAAATTGATATTCCAGATGTCGACTCCTCTTGTTTATACTTCACTGTGAATAATCTTTCAGAATTGACACCATTAATGGCGGACAAAGAGAAAGAGAAGGAGAAACAGAAACTTAGCAGGATGAAGAGTATGAGAAAAAGTAAAAACTTAGCCTGTGTCATCTTTCCTCCTAAAATTTTCCGGATACTAGAGAAACCAGTCCATGAGTTCCATGGACACACCGGCCATGTCCTCGATCTCTCATGGTCCAACAATAAC TTTCTTCTTTCATCATCGGTTGATGAAACGGTTCGATTGTGGAGAGTTGGAAGTGATCAATGCCTTAGAGTTTTCCCGCATAGCAACTACG TGACATGTGTGGAGTTCCAGCCTTCGAATCAAAATTATTTCATAAGCGGTTCGATTGATGGAAAAGTCCGAATGTGGTCGGTTTCTAAATGCCAGGTGGTGGATTGGATAGATCTACGTGAAATAGTCACCGCCGTTGCTTACACTCCAGATGGAAAG GGTGGTGTCATCGGATCCATGAACGGTTGTTGTAGTTTCTTCAGCTTACCAGAAAATCAGTTCCAAATGGAAGATTCGGTTTACCTAAATAGTAAAAAGAAGTCACAGAGGATAATCGGTTTCCAG TATTACCCACAAGATCCAAGTAAACTGATGGTGATTTGTGCGGATTCCCAAGTCAGAATCCTCAACGGCATCAACGTGGTTGGGAAATTTAAAGGTCAAAGGACATCTACAAATCCGATTTGTGCAACCTTCACGTCAGATGGGAAACACATAGTTTCATCAAACGAGGATTCAAATGTATATGTTTGGAACTGCTATGATCAAAAGGGACTTTCGTTTGACCAAAATAAGACTGTCACATCCTACGAATGTTTCTCTGCTAACGCCTCGGTTGCAGTCCCGTGGTCTGGTTTTGCGGGCAGTGGAGGAGAGGTGGAGGATGGGTGGTGCCGCTCGTTGCCGCCATGTTACTTCTCCCAGTACTTTACAGAGTCGATACCAAAAGCTTCTGCGACATGGCCGGAAGAAAAACTTATGGCGTCCAGTCCCAGTCAGCCACCTCCATCTGGCATGTCAAAGTCACTGTCAAAGTCATTGTCAATGTCGATGTCCATGTCCATGTCAACACCGTTACGTAAATCTGATAAAAAATTTGTCCGATCGTCGTCTTCTTGCTCATATAATTGTCACACGTGGGGTCTTGTGATCGTGACAGCTGGATGGGATGGACGGATCAGATCGTTTCTCAACCACGGGCTACCGGCTACtgtttga